In Asanoa sp. WMMD1127, one genomic interval encodes:
- a CDS encoding DUF4397 domain-containing protein yields the protein MTIILPRRVAAGAAATVLAFGALALGTATPAFAADSSVSVVHGIPGQPVDVYVNGEKTLENFEPGKVAGPLKLPEGSYDLALTKPGEPVGQAILTADDAQVPGGANISIVAHLNAEGEPAITPFVNDTSKTAAGQARLIVRHTAAAPAVDVRAGGEPVFRNLTNPKEAKADIAAGTVNADVVLAGESDPVLGPADLDLAEGTAAIVYAIGSAEQNSLSLVSQTIEGLHSAPDGVPSGSGGLADTSLPGWWYLTLVAGVLLLGAGGFRYLTARR from the coding sequence ATGACCATCATCCTGCCGCGGCGGGTCGCCGCCGGCGCCGCTGCGACCGTGTTGGCGTTCGGTGCCCTTGCCCTGGGCACCGCGACGCCCGCGTTCGCGGCGGACTCGTCGGTTTCCGTCGTGCACGGCATTCCGGGGCAGCCCGTCGACGTCTACGTCAACGGCGAGAAGACGTTGGAGAACTTCGAGCCCGGCAAGGTCGCGGGCCCGCTGAAGCTGCCGGAGGGCAGTTACGACCTCGCTCTGACGAAGCCGGGCGAGCCGGTGGGACAGGCGATCCTGACCGCCGACGACGCGCAGGTGCCCGGTGGGGCCAACATCAGCATCGTCGCGCACCTCAACGCCGAGGGGGAGCCGGCGATCACTCCGTTCGTCAACGACACGTCCAAGACCGCGGCCGGTCAGGCGCGGCTGATCGTCCGGCACACCGCCGCGGCGCCGGCCGTCGACGTGCGGGCCGGTGGCGAGCCGGTCTTCCGGAACCTGACCAACCCCAAGGAAGCCAAGGCCGACATCGCCGCCGGCACCGTCAACGCCGACGTCGTGCTCGCCGGCGAGTCGGACCCGGTGCTCGGTCCCGCCGATCTCGACCTCGCCGAAGGCACGGCGGCCATCGTCTACGCCATCGGATCGGCCGAACAGAACTCCCTGTCGCTGGTCTCGCAGACCATCGAAGGGCTGCACTCCGCGCCGGACGGCGTGCCCAGCGGCAGCGGCGGGCTCGCCGACACCAGCCTGCCTGGCTGGTGGTACCTGACCCTCGTCGCGGGCGTGCTGCTGCTCGGCGCCGGCGGGTTCCGTTACCTCACCGCCCGCCGGTGA
- a CDS encoding fasciclin domain-containing protein, whose translation MRFIRLGRRAAAVASAAIVISALAAAPADAHGRTKPLGTRSLAAVLTADQSGFDRNGSDYDILTAAVQAVLAAKPASAVGVLADGGTALTAFIPNDRAFQTLVADLQHTKRLPSERASFTAVAGLGIDTVESVLLYHVVPGATIDRRAALKADGATLTTAAGAPIKVDVYGYWWKRVKLVDADRSDRDPRVNRFDINKGNRQIAHGIDRVLRPIDLP comes from the coding sequence ATGAGGTTCATCCGACTCGGCAGGCGAGCCGCGGCCGTGGCGTCCGCCGCGATCGTCATCTCCGCTCTCGCCGCCGCACCGGCCGACGCACACGGCAGGACGAAGCCGTTGGGCACCAGGTCGCTCGCCGCGGTGCTGACCGCGGACCAGAGCGGGTTCGACCGCAACGGCAGCGACTACGACATCCTGACCGCCGCGGTGCAGGCCGTGCTCGCGGCCAAGCCGGCCAGCGCGGTCGGCGTGCTCGCCGACGGCGGGACCGCGCTGACCGCGTTCATCCCGAACGACCGTGCCTTCCAGACGCTGGTCGCCGACCTGCAGCACACCAAGCGGTTGCCCAGCGAGCGGGCGTCGTTCACCGCGGTGGCCGGACTCGGCATCGACACCGTGGAGTCGGTGCTGCTCTACCACGTGGTGCCGGGCGCCACGATCGACCGCAGGGCGGCGCTGAAGGCGGACGGCGCGACGTTGACGACGGCGGCGGGCGCCCCCATCAAGGTCGACGTGTACGGCTACTGGTGGAAGCGGGTCAAGCTGGTCGACGCCGACCGCAGCGACCGGGACCCGCGCGTCAACCGGTTCGACATCAACAAGGGCAACCGGCAGATCGCCCACGGCATCGATCGCGTGCTGCGCCCGATCGACCTGCCGTGA
- a CDS encoding anti-sigma factor, giving the protein MQHLDPDRLVLLALAEQTEAPSELDHLTTCAVCRHELESLRTVAELGVESQDLRDLPPPPERIWQRIEADLTPASPAITHVAEPSRRSRPRWLMPALAAAAAAVLAVAGTVAVDRFVSRAPAERVTARATLSPLPTVPATAGGTVQVLSAGEMRIEVRHLPLTTGFHEVWLIDPDEPTRMVAVGNLSDRPDALLTVPPGVDLNRYRLVDVSDEPHDGDAAHSGRSLLRGTLTY; this is encoded by the coding sequence GTGCAGCATCTGGATCCCGATCGGCTGGTTCTACTCGCGCTCGCTGAGCAGACCGAGGCGCCGTCCGAGCTCGACCACCTGACGACGTGCGCGGTCTGCCGGCACGAGCTCGAGTCCTTGCGTACGGTCGCCGAACTGGGCGTGGAAAGCCAGGACCTGCGCGACCTGCCGCCGCCGCCCGAGCGCATCTGGCAGCGCATCGAGGCCGATCTGACCCCCGCGTCACCGGCGATCACCCACGTCGCCGAGCCGTCGCGGCGTTCGCGGCCGCGCTGGCTGATGCCGGCACTCGCCGCGGCCGCGGCCGCCGTCCTCGCGGTCGCCGGCACGGTCGCCGTTGACCGCTTCGTGTCCCGCGCCCCGGCCGAGCGGGTGACGGCGCGGGCGACCCTGTCCCCGCTGCCGACCGTGCCGGCCACCGCGGGCGGCACCGTGCAGGTCCTGTCCGCCGGCGAGATGCGCATCGAGGTGCGGCACCTGCCGCTGACCACCGGCTTCCACGAGGTCTGGCTGATCGACCCCGACGAACCCACCCGCATGGTCGCGGTCGGCAACCTGTCCGACAGGCCGGACGCGTTGCTCACCGTCCCGCCCGGCGTCGACCTCAACCGCTACCGCCTGGTCGACGTCAGCGACGAGCCGCACGACGGCGACGCCGCGCACTCCGGCCGCAGCCTGCTGCGCGGAACACTGACCTATTAG
- a CDS encoding DEAD/DEAH box helicase codes for MAVRRPHHQTTFAELGLSPALIAPLADAGVVAPFPIQVATMPDALAGRDVLGRGRTGSGKTYAFVLPLLHRLAQAPVGRRPGRPRALILAPTRELVTQIEASIAPLARALSLRVMTVFGGVGAGPQIAALRRGVDIVVACPGRLDDHVRGGHAHLDAVEITVLDEADHMADLGFLPVVKRLLDRTPRAGQRLLFSATLDAAVDALVRRYLTNPVTHSVDSPLSPVRKMTHHVLHVRTEDRLAVLTDLTAAPGRTLVFTRTKRGAKTLTRRLVAGGVPAVELHGDLGQNARTRNLAAFADGNARTLVATDIAARGIHVDDVTLVIHADPPVEHKAYLHRSGRTARAGAAGTVVTLMNDSQVNDVRNLTREAGIKPRTTRLGPGDPLLSELAPGERTFVAPSQSPAPASASAAVERPVPRQRRASGRRPTARQSAAPSASTSSAASFSSRTRVGRR; via the coding sequence ATGGCGGTCCGCCGCCCGCACCACCAGACAACCTTCGCCGAGCTCGGCCTGTCGCCGGCACTCATCGCGCCGCTGGCCGACGCTGGCGTCGTCGCGCCGTTCCCCATCCAGGTCGCGACGATGCCGGACGCCCTGGCCGGCCGGGACGTGCTCGGCCGGGGCCGCACCGGTTCCGGCAAGACCTACGCGTTCGTCCTGCCGCTGCTCCACCGGCTGGCCCAAGCGCCGGTCGGGCGCCGCCCCGGACGACCGCGTGCGCTGATCCTGGCGCCGACCCGGGAGCTCGTCACCCAGATCGAAGCGAGCATCGCCCCGCTGGCCCGCGCGCTGTCGTTGCGCGTGATGACCGTTTTCGGCGGCGTCGGCGCCGGCCCGCAGATCGCCGCCCTGCGCAGGGGCGTCGACATCGTCGTCGCCTGCCCCGGGCGCCTCGACGACCACGTCCGCGGCGGACACGCCCACCTGGACGCGGTCGAGATCACCGTGCTGGACGAGGCCGACCACATGGCCGACCTCGGCTTCCTCCCGGTGGTCAAGCGGCTGCTCGACCGGACCCCCCGAGCCGGCCAGCGCCTGCTGTTCTCCGCGACCCTCGACGCGGCCGTGGACGCCCTGGTCCGTCGCTACCTGACCAACCCGGTGACGCACAGCGTCGACTCGCCGCTGTCGCCGGTCCGGAAGATGACCCACCACGTGCTGCACGTACGGACGGAAGATCGGTTGGCCGTGCTCACCGACCTCACCGCCGCGCCGGGCCGCACGCTGGTCTTCACCCGCACCAAGCGCGGCGCCAAGACCCTGACCCGCCGCCTGGTCGCGGGCGGCGTACCGGCCGTCGAACTGCACGGCGACCTGGGTCAGAACGCCCGGACCCGCAACCTGGCCGCGTTCGCGGACGGCAACGCGCGGACGCTGGTCGCCACCGACATCGCGGCCCGCGGCATCCACGTCGACGACGTGACGCTCGTCATCCACGCCGACCCGCCGGTGGAGCACAAGGCCTACCTGCACCGCTCGGGCCGCACCGCGCGAGCGGGTGCGGCGGGCACGGTGGTCACGCTGATGAACGACAGCCAGGTCAACGACGTGCGCAACCTCACCCGCGAGGCAGGCATCAAGCCGCGGACGACGCGGCTGGGGCCTGGGGATCCGTTGCTGAGCGAGTTGGCGCCGGGTGAGCGGACCTTCGTGGCGCCGTCGCAGTCGCCGGCGCCGGCTTCGGCGTCGGCGGCGGTGGAGCGGCCGGTGCCGCGCCAACGACGGGCATCGGGCCGACGCCCGACCGCCCGCCAGTCCGCGGCTCCTTCGGCGAGCACCTCGAGCGCGGCCAGCTTCTCCAGCCGCACCCGCGTCGGCCGCCGCTGA
- a CDS encoding sigma-70 family RNA polymerase sigma factor yields the protein MFTDDELAERLRAGDEKALRTAYERHGAAVLYLAQRLLRNRADAEDVTQLTFVAAWSGRDSFDPQRGTLLGWLLGIARRKAIDRIRAAVRDDRVAETVRAQLAPPEQPELPERIVDRLLVADELGRLPAEQRRTLELAFFDDLTHPQIAAVTGLPLGTVKSHIRRGLANLRRRWEVDGAASGSRSAGSTRAR from the coding sequence ATGTTCACCGACGACGAGCTCGCCGAGCGGCTGCGTGCGGGCGACGAGAAGGCGCTGCGCACGGCGTACGAACGGCATGGCGCCGCGGTGCTCTACCTCGCCCAGCGCCTCCTGCGGAACCGGGCCGACGCCGAGGACGTCACCCAGCTGACGTTCGTGGCGGCGTGGTCGGGGCGGGACTCGTTCGACCCGCAGCGCGGCACATTGCTGGGCTGGTTGCTGGGGATCGCCCGGCGCAAAGCGATCGACCGGATCCGGGCGGCGGTGCGCGACGACCGGGTCGCCGAAACGGTACGCGCGCAGCTCGCCCCGCCGGAGCAGCCCGAGCTCCCGGAGCGCATCGTCGACCGGCTGCTCGTGGCCGACGAGCTGGGCCGGCTGCCCGCCGAGCAGCGGCGCACGCTGGAGCTGGCCTTCTTCGACGACCTCACCCACCCGCAGATAGCGGCGGTGACCGGACTTCCCCTCGGTACGGTGAAGAGCCACATCCGCCGTGGCCTGGCCAACCTGCGACGCCGTTGGGAGGTGGACGGTGCAGCATCTGGATCCCGATCGGCTGGTTCTACTCGCGCTCGCTGA
- a CDS encoding class F sortase yields the protein MTNRFSWAPAAVAVGVALLVVAAVVACGAQPEPDEGADRARSLATSAPATRATSAVPVTDGGLTRRAAPVAPATITIDAIDVSATVEPTGVDPRTGDFDVPPSVDQVGWYRFGPGLDATAGSIVIAGHVDSADQGKGAFFRLGRLTEGDTVVVTGNDRKPREYTVVAREEYRKTRIPLDRYFARDGAPRLSLITCGGPFDERTRHYRDNIVVTAVPA from the coding sequence GTGACCAACCGCTTCTCGTGGGCGCCGGCGGCGGTGGCCGTCGGCGTCGCACTGCTCGTGGTGGCCGCCGTCGTCGCGTGCGGCGCCCAGCCCGAACCCGACGAAGGCGCCGATCGGGCGAGGTCACTGGCCACCAGCGCGCCGGCGACCCGGGCGACGTCCGCGGTGCCTGTCACCGACGGCGGACTGACCCGCCGTGCGGCGCCTGTCGCGCCGGCCACCATCACCATCGACGCCATCGACGTGTCCGCCACCGTCGAGCCGACCGGGGTCGACCCTCGCACCGGCGACTTCGACGTCCCGCCCAGCGTGGACCAGGTCGGCTGGTACCGCTTCGGCCCCGGGCTGGACGCCACCGCCGGTTCGATCGTCATCGCCGGCCATGTCGACAGCGCCGATCAGGGCAAAGGCGCGTTCTTCCGCCTCGGCCGACTCACCGAGGGCGACACCGTCGTGGTCACCGGCAACGATCGAAAGCCCCGCGAATACACGGTGGTCGCGCGGGAGGAATACCGGAAGACCCGCATCCCACTCGACCGGTACTTCGCCCGGGACGGCGCACCCCGCCTGTCCCTCATCACGTGCGGCGGGCCCTTCGACGAGCGGACGAGACACTACCGCGACAACATCGTCGTCACCGCGGTGCCGGCCTAG
- a CDS encoding alpha/beta fold hydrolase has translation MQERFVASGSLRIWTERVGDPGLPAVLMVMGSAAQGVSCPDALVARLVDRGVQVIRFDHRDTGRSSVVDFDAHPYTISDLARDCLAVLDGYGLDSAHVAGTSLGGMIAQWLAVHAPDRVRSLTVISSSPMSHDPSAAWARARAGEPADPADLPPPSPAFLAHVSAGHPPDVEADVELFRIFNGPVRPFDEPAARTMLELASARATDPAAAANHHRAVWMDEPDLLAPLSSITAPTSIVHGDQDPVYPLAHGEALAAAIPGAVLHVVPGMGHVMTSPGLPEEVADLIRL, from the coding sequence ATGCAGGAGCGGTTCGTGGCATCCGGGTCACTGCGGATCTGGACCGAGCGGGTCGGCGATCCCGGGCTTCCGGCCGTCCTGATGGTGATGGGGTCGGCGGCCCAGGGTGTCAGTTGCCCTGATGCGCTGGTTGCCCGCCTGGTCGACCGTGGCGTCCAGGTGATCCGGTTCGATCATCGCGACACCGGCCGCTCCAGCGTCGTCGACTTCGACGCCCACCCGTACACGATCTCGGACCTGGCCCGCGACTGCCTGGCCGTGCTGGACGGTTACGGGCTGGATTCCGCTCACGTGGCGGGGACTTCCTTGGGCGGCATGATCGCGCAGTGGCTCGCGGTGCACGCTCCGGACCGGGTCCGCTCCTTGACGGTGATCTCCAGCTCGCCGATGAGTCATGATCCGAGCGCGGCGTGGGCGCGGGCGCGCGCCGGAGAGCCGGCCGACCCGGCTGACCTGCCGCCGCCGTCGCCAGCCTTCCTGGCGCATGTGTCCGCCGGCCACCCACCAGACGTGGAAGCCGACGTGGAGTTGTTCCGGATCTTCAACGGGCCGGTACGGCCGTTCGACGAACCCGCCGCCCGGACGATGCTGGAGCTGGCGTCGGCACGGGCGACCGACCCGGCGGCCGCGGCCAACCATCACCGGGCGGTGTGGATGGACGAACCCGACCTGCTCGCCCCGCTGTCGTCGATCACCGCGCCAACGTCCATCGTGCACGGAGACCAGGACCCGGTCTATCCGCTGGCCCACGGCGAGGCGCTAGCCGCCGCAATCCCAGGCGCCGTGCTGCACGTCGTACCCGGGATGGGCCATGTCATGACCTCACCCGGCCTCCCCGAGGAAGTGGCCGACCTGATCCGGCTCTGA
- a CDS encoding PQQ-dependent sugar dehydrogenase — translation MSRRPASMLARLLVLALSASLLASVPVVGSAAAGASQARVPVPLTELTVVSEQVAFGLQRPIAITGLPDGRMLIAEKDGRVRAYHPDTGLAVEPVLDLTARIDTSDNERGLLGITPAPNFARTGILYVAYTSLPAGTLTLARVRLGAPERLQVLLTQEHAEYGNHNGGQVAFGRDGYLYWSLGDGGHANDPFKAGQDLGTLLGKIVRIDVNRACGAKPYCVPFDNPFVRMPGARPEIWLYGLRNPWRFSVDPVDGSLWIGDVGQGLVEEINHIRPSQRGANLGWSCREGTPVFDPQQCRPGGRYTDPVFEYDHYNDNCSVTGGVVYRGFRTPEAWGTYVASDYCSTRVFAVRPKPAGGYESAVIGNFPTQPTAIGTDVHGELYVLSDLPGWLNRVRFEHVQPAAGR, via the coding sequence ATGTCGCGTCGTCCGGCCAGCATGCTGGCCCGCCTGCTCGTTCTGGCTTTGTCCGCGTCCCTGTTGGCCTCGGTGCCCGTCGTCGGCAGCGCCGCGGCCGGCGCGTCACAGGCCCGCGTGCCGGTGCCACTCACCGAGCTCACCGTCGTATCCGAGCAGGTGGCCTTCGGTCTGCAGCGGCCGATCGCGATCACCGGGCTGCCGGATGGCCGGATGCTGATCGCGGAGAAGGACGGCAGGGTCCGCGCCTACCACCCCGACACCGGCCTGGCGGTCGAGCCGGTGCTCGACTTGACCGCGCGGATCGACACCTCCGACAACGAGCGTGGTCTGCTCGGCATCACGCCCGCGCCGAACTTCGCGCGGACCGGCATCCTCTACGTTGCCTACACGAGCCTGCCGGCCGGCACGCTGACCCTCGCGCGGGTGCGGCTCGGCGCTCCGGAGCGGTTGCAGGTGCTGCTGACCCAGGAGCATGCCGAGTACGGCAACCACAACGGCGGGCAGGTGGCGTTCGGTCGCGACGGCTACCTCTACTGGTCCCTTGGGGACGGTGGCCACGCGAACGACCCGTTCAAGGCCGGCCAGGACCTGGGCACCCTGCTGGGCAAGATCGTGCGGATCGACGTCAACCGGGCCTGCGGGGCGAAGCCGTACTGCGTGCCGTTCGACAATCCGTTCGTCCGCATGCCGGGCGCGCGGCCGGAGATCTGGCTTTACGGCCTGCGCAACCCGTGGCGGTTCTCCGTCGACCCGGTCGACGGCTCGCTGTGGATCGGTGACGTCGGCCAAGGTCTGGTCGAGGAGATCAACCACATCCGCCCGTCGCAGCGTGGGGCGAACCTCGGCTGGTCCTGCCGCGAGGGCACCCCGGTGTTCGACCCGCAGCAATGCCGGCCGGGCGGCCGCTACACCGACCCCGTCTTCGAGTACGACCACTACAACGACAACTGCTCCGTGACCGGCGGCGTCGTGTACCGAGGGTTCCGGACCCCCGAGGCCTGGGGCACCTACGTGGCCAGCGACTACTGCTCGACCCGGGTGTTCGCCGTGCGTCCCAAGCCGGCCGGTGGTTACGAGTCCGCCGTCATCGGCAACTTCCCCACCCAGCCGACCGCGATCGGCACCGACGTGCACGGCGAGCTGTACGTCCTGAGCGACCTACCGGGCTGGCTGAATCGTGTGCGGTTCGAGCACGTCCAGCCGGCCGCTGGTCGCTGA
- a CDS encoding ester cyclase, translated as MAGSVEANVALMRTAFETLERGDVDACAKMLTEDFLANLPGLPEPLQGREIWEAGTRSMLEGFPDLRVGIEDIFGAGDKVAVRLRFSGTHTGPFQGVPATHRRVSFTSIEMYRIAGDKIAEEWVSPDMMGLMRQLSEPA; from the coding sequence ATGGCTGGATCCGTCGAGGCGAACGTGGCACTCATGCGCACCGCCTTCGAAACGCTCGAGCGTGGCGATGTGGACGCCTGCGCCAAAATGCTGACCGAAGACTTTCTCGCCAACCTTCCTGGGCTGCCCGAGCCGCTGCAGGGTCGGGAGATCTGGGAAGCGGGCACCCGGTCCATGCTCGAGGGCTTCCCCGATCTGCGGGTGGGCATCGAGGACATCTTCGGCGCCGGCGACAAGGTCGCGGTGCGCCTGCGGTTCAGTGGCACGCACACGGGACCGTTCCAGGGCGTACCCGCGACGCACCGCCGCGTCAGCTTCACCAGCATCGAGATGTACCGGATCGCGGGTGACAAGATCGCGGAGGAGTGGGTCTCGCCCGACATGATGGGCCTCATGCGGCAGCTGTCCGAACCGGCCTGA
- a CDS encoding FAD-dependent oxidoreductase, translating into MTMRPMFLRRVTGNVPRRVDAVRSDQKHTLDPGATAVVIGGGIAGVTAALTLAERGMAVTLLERGNRLGGRLTTWPVRLSDGTSQVVEHGFHGFFRQYYNLRNVLRRIDPELGFLRPLGRYPVNSRQWPEEDFAGLFGMPPANLLALLVRSPSLRLRELRRMDSKAALPMLTYARTETYRDFDAISAAAYLDGLGLPPRARAMLFDVFAHSFFNLEAEMSAAEMIMQFHFFFLRNPEGLEMDAPDSDYETAIWSPLSERLAALGVDVLLGSPVDRLEPGWKVSVVGGARISAEHVVLAVDPAAARDIVAASPDVTRTSPPFAERIAALRTAPPYAVDRIWLDGDVAAHRAPFTSISGEATLDSVTLYHRAEREAGQWAARTGGSVLELHAYAAPRHVDADTLARRMRAELNAIWPETRDLVVLDSEHRVGHDAPAFGLGSDATRPAVRTDLDGLYLAGDWVRMPFPCALMERAAASGLVAANAILEQHGVRPAPVLSVPPLGFLAKRRG; encoded by the coding sequence ATGACGATGCGGCCGATGTTCCTCAGGCGGGTTACCGGCAACGTGCCCCGCCGGGTCGACGCGGTCCGCAGCGACCAGAAGCACACCCTCGACCCGGGCGCGACGGCGGTGGTCATCGGAGGCGGCATCGCCGGTGTCACCGCGGCGCTGACATTGGCCGAACGCGGCATGGCGGTGACCCTGCTCGAGCGCGGCAACCGACTGGGCGGCCGGCTGACGACGTGGCCGGTGCGGCTGAGCGACGGCACGTCGCAGGTGGTGGAACACGGCTTTCACGGTTTCTTCCGCCAGTACTACAACCTGCGGAACGTACTGCGTCGCATCGATCCGGAGTTGGGTTTCCTGCGGCCCCTCGGTCGCTATCCGGTCAACTCCCGGCAATGGCCCGAGGAGGACTTCGCCGGCCTGTTCGGCATGCCGCCGGCGAACCTGCTGGCGCTGCTGGTGCGGTCGCCCAGCCTGCGGTTGCGCGAGTTGCGGCGGATGGACAGCAAAGCCGCCCTGCCCATGCTGACGTACGCGAGGACGGAGACCTACCGCGACTTCGACGCGATCTCCGCGGCGGCGTACCTGGACGGCCTCGGCCTGCCACCCCGCGCTCGCGCCATGCTGTTCGACGTCTTCGCCCACTCCTTCTTCAACCTCGAGGCGGAGATGTCGGCCGCCGAAATGATCATGCAGTTCCATTTCTTCTTCCTCCGCAACCCCGAGGGCCTGGAAATGGACGCTCCGGACAGCGACTACGAAACCGCGATCTGGTCTCCGCTGTCGGAGCGGCTGGCCGCGTTGGGCGTCGACGTGCTGCTGGGCTCTCCGGTCGACCGGCTCGAGCCGGGCTGGAAGGTCAGCGTCGTCGGCGGCGCACGGATCTCGGCCGAGCACGTCGTGCTGGCCGTCGATCCCGCCGCCGCGCGGGACATCGTCGCCGCCTCGCCAGACGTCACGCGGACCAGCCCGCCGTTCGCCGAGCGCATCGCGGCGCTGCGCACCGCCCCGCCGTACGCCGTCGACCGCATCTGGTTGGACGGCGACGTCGCCGCGCACCGGGCGCCGTTCACGAGCATCTCGGGCGAGGCCACGCTCGACTCCGTCACGCTCTATCACCGGGCCGAGCGGGAAGCGGGGCAGTGGGCGGCCCGCACCGGTGGAAGCGTGCTCGAGCTGCACGCATATGCCGCGCCACGCCACGTCGACGCCGACACCCTGGCCCGGCGCATGCGCGCGGAGCTCAACGCCATCTGGCCGGAGACGCGGGACCTCGTGGTGCTCGACAGTGAGCACCGGGTCGGGCATGACGCTCCGGCGTTCGGGCTCGGAAGCGACGCCACGCGGCCGGCCGTCAGGACGGATCTGGACGGCCTCTACCTGGCCGGCGACTGGGTGCGGATGCCCTTCCCGTGCGCCCTCATGGAGCGGGCGGCCGCGTCGGGCCTGGTCGCCGCCAACGCGATTCTGGAGCAGCACGGCGTACGCCCCGCGCCCGTCCTGTCAGTTCCCCCGCTCGGATTTCTTGCCAAGCGACGCGGGTGA